From Nerophis lumbriciformis linkage group LG09, RoL_Nlum_v2.1, whole genome shotgun sequence, one genomic window encodes:
- the vps11 gene encoding vacuolar protein sorting-associated protein 11 homolog, whose product MAAYLQWRKFAFFDKDEVLDRLDHGKNFDLPKGISACDSGRGHIVLGDMDGNIWLLMRSLQLSTFQAYKLRVTHLFQLKQHSILVTVGQDEHGINPLVKVWNLDKRDSGNPLCTRIFPAIPGNKPAEVSCLSVHENLNFMAIGFTDGSVVLTKGDITRDRHSKTLTLHEGTIPVTGLAFRQVAKVTHLFVATLEKVHCYTLSSKEYPKVELDTHGCALRCSSLTDPSQDSQFIVAGDECVYLYQPDERGPCFAFDGTKLLAHWHRGYLFLLTRNTKSPNKFGSRESSPSDKQLLTIYDLDNKFIAFSASFNDVIDVVAEWGSFYILTRDGKMYVLQEKDTQTKLEMLFKKNLFVMAINLAKSQHLDSDGLSEIFRQYGDHLYLKGDHDGAIQQYIRTIGKLEPSYVIRKFLDAQRIHNLTSYLQALHRQSLANADHTTLLLNCYTKLKDSSKLEEFIKSSESEVHFDVEIAIKVLRQAGYHSHAVFLAEKHMHHEWYLKIQLEDLKNYEEGLRYIGRLPFEQAESNMKRYGKTLMHHIPEGTTMLLKGLCTNYQPSGDTAETDRHLEKKQLKKANSEEFIPIFANNPRELKAYLEHMIEVDSRSPQGVYDTLLELRLQDWAHEQHPEKKKILQNEALLLLRSDNTVFDKALVLCQMHNFKEGVLYLYEKGKLYQQIMHYHMQNEVYDKVVEACKCYGDQEGCLWEQALGYFARKEEDCKAYISEVLHHIDQNNLMPPLLVVQTLAHNSTATLSVIKDYLINKMQRESEQIEDDERKIHQYREETAHLRSEIQDLKTSAKIFQKTKCNMCNSPLELPSVHFLCSHSFHQHCFESYAESEAECPTCTPENRKVMDMLRAQDQKRDLHDHFNRQLRSCHDGFSVVADYFGRGVFNKLTLLTDPPGSKPVGNLEVGLQRDLLIRTKRNC is encoded by the exons ATGGCAGCGTACCTGCAGTGGAGAAAATTCGCATTTTTCGACAAAGACGAAGTATTGGATCGATTAGATCATGGGAAAAACTTTGATCTTCCCAAAGGAATATCTGCTTGCGACTCTGGACGTGGTCATATTGTCCTTGGAG ATATGGATGGCAACATCTGGCTTTTAATGCGGTCATTGCAGCTGTCAACTTTCCAGGCGTACAAGTTGCGAGTAACACATCTCTTCCAACTGAAACAACACAGTATCCTTGTAACAGTGGGACAGGACGAACACGGAATTAACCCCCTT GTAAAGGTGTGGAATTTAGACAAAAGAGACAGCGGGAATCCTCTCTGCACAAGAATCTTTCCTGCAATTCCAGGCAACAAACCAGCAGAAGTCTCTTGCCTCAGTGTACATGAGAACCTCAACTTCATGGCCATTG GTTTCACAGATGGCAGTGTGGTTCTAACCAAAGGTGACATCACTCGGGATCGTCACAGTAAAACTCTGACTTTGCATGAAGGAACCATCCCAGTTACAGGTCTTGCTTTCCGCCAAGTTGCaaaagtcacgcacctgtttgttgCTACTCTTGAGAAAGTCCAT TGCTACACCCTGTCTAGCAAAGAGTATCCAAAAGTAGAGCTGGATACACACGGGTGTGCTCTTCGCTGCTCCTCCCTCACAGATCCCTCGCAGGATTCTCAGTTTATAGTGGCGGGAGATGAATGTGTGTATTTGTACCAGCCAGACGAACGAGGGCCCTGCTTTGCCTTCGATGGAACGAAACTTTTGGCCCACTGGCATCGAGGATATCTTTTCTTACTTACAAGGAATACAAAGTCACCCAACAA GTTTGGAAGCAGGGAAAGCTCTCCATCAGACAAACAGCTTCTGACCATCTACGACTTGGACAACAAGTTCATTGCCTTTAGTGCCTCATTTAACGATGTCATTGATGTTGTGGCTGAGTGGGGCTCCTTCTATATCCTCACCAGAGATGGTAAAATGTATGTTCTTCAGGAAAAGGACACACAGACCAAACTTGAG ATGCTGTTTAAGAAGAATTTGTTTGTAATGGCCATAAACCTAGCTAAAAGCCAGCACCTGGACAGTGATGGTTTATCAGAGATTTTCAGACAGTATGGTGATCACCTCTACCTTAAGGGAGACCATGATGGTGCTATTCAGCAGTACATTCG CACAATTGGAAAACTGGAGCCATCTTACGTCATTAGGAAATTTTTGGATGCACAGAGAATCCACAACCTGACATCTTACCTACAAGCATTGCACAGGCAGTCACTGGCCAATGCAGACCACACCACACTCCTGCTGAACTGTTACACCAAGCTGAAGGACAGTTCTAAGCTTGAAGAGTTCATTaag AGCAGTGAAAGCGAGGTTCATTTTGATGTTGAGATTGCCATTAAGGTTCTACGACAGGCTGGCTACCACAGCCATGCTGTTTTCTTGGCAGAGAAGCACATGCACCATGAATGGTATTTGAAGATTCAACTCGAAGATCTCaag AACTATGAGGAAGGGCTGCGTTACATCGGACGTCTTCCTTTTGAACAAGCTGAAAGCAACATGAAGCGATATGGCAAGACATTGATGCATCACATTCCTGAAGGTACAACCATGCTTCTGAAGGGCTTATGCACAAACTACCAACCAAGTGGTGACACCGCTGAAACAGACAGACACTTGGAGAAAAAACAGCTCAAAAAG gcCAATTCTGAGGAATTCATCCCAATTTTTGCCAACAACCCCAGAGAACTCAAAGCCTATTTAGAGCATATGATTGAGGTGGATTCCCGTTCTCCTCAAGGGGTTTATGACACACTGCTTGAGCTCCGACTGCAAGACTGGGCACATGAACAACACCCTGAG AAAAAAAAGATCCTGCAAAATGAAGCCTTGTTACTACTGAGGAGCGACAACACTGTGTTTGATAAAGCCCTGGTCCTCTGTCAGATGCACAATTTCAAAGAGGGCGTCCTTTACCTGTATGAGAAGGGCAAACT ATACCAGCAGATTATGCACTATCACATGCAGAATGAGGTGTATGACAAAGTGGTAGAGGCTTGTAAATGTTATGGGGACCAGGAAGGTTGCCTGTGGGAACAAGCTCTGGGATACTTTGCAAGAAAAGAAGAAGACTGCAAGGCCTACATCAGTGAAGTTTTGCATCACATTGACCAGAACAACTTGATGCCTCCTTTACTTG tagTGCAAACACTAGCACACAACTCTACAGCAACCCTCTCGGTTATCAAAGACTACCTAATCAATAAGATGCAAAGAGAAAGCGAACAGATTGAAGACGATGAACGTAAAATCCACCAATATCGTGAGGAAACTGCCCACCTGCGCTCTGAGATCCAGGACCTTAAGACAAG TGCAAAAATCTTCCAGAAGACAAAGTGTAACATGTGCAACAGTCCCCTGGAGCTCCCATCCGTCCATTTCCTGTGTAGCCACTCCTTCCACCAACACTGCTTTGAAAGTTATGCAGAGAGCGAAGCTGAGTGCCCAACGTGTACTCCAGAAAACCGCAAAGTCATGGACATGCTGCGTGCTCAGGACCAGAAGCGAGACCTGCATGACCACTTCAACAGACAG